TATCCCATTAATGCTTGCCACAGGTCCTCGTTTCCCTTGAAACCCTCAAAACCAATAAATTTGGACTCGTCGACTCCATCGTTGTAATCTGGCGGCGGAAGACCCGCCACCATCCTATCGTACTGGAGACGCATTTGCTGTGTGTTCATGCGAGTGGTTGGGGTGGCAGCAATGTAGGCGACGCTTGCTGCCTTCTTTCCGTTGTGTTCTGGATCAACAGCATGGCAGACCTGAATCATGTAAGCAAATTGCCTTGTTGGTACAAAAGTATGACTTGGAACACTGACATCTGAATGCCACCAAACAGTGTCACCGGCTTCCAGTGGTGGTATGTGAAGAAAGTTTTCTTCGAGACGTAGATGAGGGTGAGAGGCGGGACTGAGATCCAATTTGCCGTCCACCTGAGCACCAGGAAACCAGGTCCCAGTCGGATTGTAAGTCCACTCCTGTGGGTCCATGATTTTGGTCGCATCCTCCGGAGGCTGGAAAAACGGCCTCAGAAGTACGTAGGCCATGACCAGCCGGACATTAGGATATAGAATGATGGTTCCTTCACCCTCAGCTGTTGGAGTCAGCGCCGTCCATCCTTGGTAGCATCTCAATACAGTTGACTGGGAGTCATCGGAGTAGAATCCCTGGTCTGCATCCTTGCGCTTGCGCATATCATAGCAGTTCTGCTTATCCGGGTTGCCTTCGAAAACGTCGGTGTATACACTGCGATAGATTGGCTCTGTCCAACGGCAGAGACCCCCTGAGTCGATATGAGGGCCGAGCCCAAGAAATTTGGCACCAGGCTGGCGTATACGAACGCGATCGGCGTACACAAGTGGGCGTGGGGATGTTTCCGCGTCATCTTTGGCGTAGTCCCAAGTGCCATTCGCCCACTTGACCACTTCTAAAAGCCGGGGATGACTGCGAAGACGGTTCTGAGAGGGTGCGTTGTAGATGGAAAAGATGGCGGGTTGTTCGACCGGCGCTGCTGCTATTTtgtctttgttgtttgcAACGTAGAGTTTAAGCTGCTCAAATATTTCGTTCGCTTCCTGTCCAGGAATGACATTTTTCACAATGAAACTTCCGACTTGGCGGACGTTGGTCAGTGTATCCAGGGACACTCGGTTATTAACAATATCTTCCATCTCAATCACAGGGAATatcttttccttcttttcttgaaTCTCTGTCGTCAAcctctccagctctgtgCACGTTTTGATCCAGCCCTGGAACAGCTTGTCTTGGCCAAATTCATCTTGAATCACCTGCTTTGCTTTGGCGTACTCTGGTTCGGTATCATACTTCTCCTGCGTGGCAGCATCCCAGACAAGCTGCTTCCAAgggaaggaggaagctgtAGTTGCTGGCATGTTGAAGGCGGTTTCTTCGGTAATTGAAGTTTGGTGGTATTTTATATAGGAATTGAGAAAATCAATCTATATCGATGCTACGGTCGATGCTGTCAACTTTTCCCTTTTGTATGCGTTCAATGGTGACAGTCCGTGCTTGAATGTTCAGTACACCCCTCATTTCTTGCTCGGACAATTGACCTCGCCACTACCTGCGGGGAAACCCATTACCCGTTTCTTGACGGATAATGGGTAAGGATGGCCTATCCGCCTCTGCCTAGCGGGTAGGCGGATAAATCCCGTGGATATTTGGCTAGCGGTCTGTTAGGTAGTCAGCAGCCCTAACTAACTTTACCCCAACACGCTAATTTCCTCGGGTATGTAAACAGTGCAAGCATAGGGAGCCTTGGAACTTGCATATATTCTGTATTTTCAAGCTGTTGTTTTTAGTATTGAACTTACATTTAGATTTTGAGGTGGAAGCGGGTTATACGATGAAATGGGCTTAGACTGAGAGGAATGAATGCATTCTGAAGCTCAGAAATAGCCAATATTCTTTAACTGATTATCGTTCCGCCTTGCTCGTTTTCGATGTACCCCGGAAACACGCTGTTGCATCTCTGGTAAGGGGTTTGTAGCTTCTTCATCGGGTGGGGTTCGTTTCTGGCTTGGATTTTGGGTAAGAGACTGCTATGGTGGCTTCCGTGTCattctcctcgccatcactGATTGGTTCAATTTCCTGGAGTATCAAAGTTCCTGAATTGTATCAGACCTCTTGATTGATGATGGGACGAGAGCAGGCGTACAAAACAGTACCGTATTTAGGCTAATGGGCTGGATTACGCGTTTTGGCATTTTTTCAATGGGCAAGTTTTGTCGAGGGCATTTCAACCTGCCCCATAATATTGGCTTTTTGTTTGGCCTTTTCATCCAATCTTGTTCCGCTTGACCTCGTTTAGTTGCGTATTCGTTGGAGAGGATTACTAGCCCACACCTCCTCAGCTTGCCCCGTCAGCAAAAGGCCGGATAGGTTACGTTCGGCCCAAAATCCTGGGAATCAATTCTCAAAGTACCTTCTTTACAACTACCGCTTCACATATTGTACGGACCACCGACTTAATTGCACGCGATTCAGTGTTTCCATCCAAATGGCTCAACGCTCACGGGACAGCCACAGAGTACGCGTGTCTCGGGCATGTGACAGGTGTAAACGGTTGGTGGGCTACGAACAATCTTCAATCTTTGCAAAACGCAGCTGGCTGACTGTCGATGCTTACtcaccaggaggaagattcGCTGCAGTGGAACCCAGCCTTGTGACACATGCTTGCAAGCCAGTACCGAATGTTCGTATGCGGCCCCGTACACGAGGGGCCGACATCCTCCAACAGCCCATGCTTGGTCACCTCGAGAGGAGTGGAGAAGAACCTCTGCTGCATCCAGTTCGCGCGAGCAGGACTCCAGTATTCAGCAGGCGGGCGAATTTGGTCCAAGTGCTCAGTTGGATCATAACCCTAACCCAGATCCTTCATCCAGAGCTTCCCCAGAGCTCACTCAAATGGACCTCGAAGGCCATTATGTTGGTCTAGCATCTGGGATATCTTTCATCCTTCGCCTTCAGAGGAAGTTACATCGCACACCGTCTTATTTTACCTTTGGTGACATTCCTCTGCCTGAGCTCGACCCCACCTTCTGCCTCATGCTCTCCAAGGATGATACAATTCGACTGTTGCAGAAATATTTCAGCTTCACCGCGCCCGTAGATAGGTTTATGCATCAGCCAACATTGGAAAAGTGGCTTGATGAATTTCACGAGACAATGGGAGCCATGAGGCATGAGAGTTCAGCTCCTGCCCGGAGAGCTTTGTTGTGGATGATATTTGCCCTCGCCCAAGAGCACATGAGTCGCGATTCAGCTGCAGTCAATGCGACCAACAGGTTGGAAGTTCTGATTTTGAATGGATTGACAAATAACTTCATCGTTAACCCATTTCAGCATTCGATATTTTCTTGCAGCCGACTATCAGCTTTCCAAAGAGCGAAGTAATGTCAACCTCACGATTGTTCAAGCCCGTCTTTGCCAATGCTTATGGCTACTTTCGCGGTCCCGAATAAATCATTGTTGGAGTCTTTTTGGAACAACAGCTCGTCTGGC
This genomic interval from Aspergillus puulaauensis MK2 DNA, chromosome 7, nearly complete sequence contains the following:
- a CDS encoding uncharacterized protein (COG:S;~EggNog:ENOG410PVZ6;~InterPro:IPR010856,IPR027443;~PFAM:PF07350;~antiSMASH:Cluster_7.4), whose protein sequence is MPATTASSFPWKQLVWDAATQEKYDTEPEYAKAKQVIQDEFGQDKLFQGWIKTCTELERLTTEIQEKKEKIFPVIEMEDIVNNRVSLDTLTNVRQVGSFIVKNVIPGQEANEIFEQLKLYVANNKDKIAAAPVEQPAIFSIYNAPSQNRLRSHPRLLEVVKWANGTWDYAKDDAETSPRPLVYADRVRIRQPGAKFLGLGPHIDSGGLCRWTEPIYRSVYTDVFEGNPDKQNCYDMRKRKDADQGFYSDDSQSTVLRCYQGWTALTPTAEGEGTIILYPNVRLVMAYVLLRPFFQPPEDATKIMDPQEWTYNPTGTWFPGAQVDGKLDLSPASHPHLRLEENFLHIPPLEAGDTVWWHSDVSVPSHTFVPTRQFAYMIQVCHAVDPEHNGKKAASVAYIAATPTTRMNTQQMRLQYDRMVAGLPPPDYNDGVDESKFIGFEGFKGNEDLWQALMGY